gattttaaatctatatttagCAGCAATGAACTGAAACTGAGTAACACAGAATGTTCTGCATAAAGGGTCAGTAGCACCTTGAACccatctctatatatatataaaaaaaaagcaaaatattgacCATTAGACAAGAGTATCAGAAGGAATTTCAAGTCCGCCTCTGTTTAGGCTATACAGATAACTtccatatttataataataattggtAGAAtcatcataaatttttatttcgctTTTTTGCACATAGCCAGCTATGTAAACTATAGCCACTAATGTAGATTTATTAACTGAGCTTTCAAGATCATGTATATTATCTAGAAGTTCTTTTTCATCAGTAGAAATATCTCTAAAACATATGTCACAAGTATGACCATCAATACCATCAACAGGAATGTCAAGTTGTAATATCCATT
Above is a window of Hydra vulgaris chromosome 10, alternate assembly HydraT2T_AEP DNA encoding:
- the LOC136085953 gene encoding uncharacterized protein LOC136085953 — its product is MKPTGKRVKQLTLDTSNAIAHSCYGFIDLVETLLSNGAKYVLLGWFSTDPLEKAFSKLRQGSGGTYFINVKSVIEKINIQHTKWILQLDIPVDGIDGHTCDICFRDISTDEKELLDNIHDLESSVNKSTLVAIVYIAGYVQKSEIKIYDDSTNYYYKYGSYLYSLNRGGLEIPSDTLV